A single region of the Pontibacter kalidii genome encodes:
- a CDS encoding mechanosensitive ion channel family protein has product MTDILNRVYFQNTVQDYLIALAIILLGSLLIAIFRRSVLLRIRKWAERSTSHLDDYIVQSLAKFGVPVLHFFVLYIGITSLNLTPRLAGIVTIATTVAVTFMVIRFITSTLMQLVRTYFRRKHPDRSSANEIGAISLILNIVVWFIGIGFLFDNMGYDLTAIIAGLGIGGIAVALAAQNILGDLFNYFVIFLDRPFEVGDFIALGDKSGTIEHIGVKTTRIKSLTGEQLIVSNSDLTSSRIHNYKRMERRRIQFGIGVTYETPADKLEAIPSTIKEIITNEKLAEFDRAHFASYGDSSLDFVIVYYVLTSDFNQYMDTQQSINMQLFREFEKQGIEFAYPTQKLYVVNEKPEEVKEPQRMF; this is encoded by the coding sequence ATGACTGATATATTAAACAGAGTATATTTTCAGAATACAGTTCAAGATTATCTTATTGCCCTTGCCATTATCCTGCTGGGCTCCCTCCTGATTGCTATATTCAGGCGCTCCGTACTGCTCCGCATCCGGAAATGGGCTGAGAGGTCTACCTCCCATTTAGACGATTATATTGTACAAAGCCTCGCGAAGTTCGGTGTCCCGGTTTTGCACTTTTTCGTCCTATACATAGGTATAACCTCCCTCAATCTGACACCACGCCTGGCTGGTATCGTCACCATTGCCACCACAGTGGCGGTTACTTTCATGGTGATCCGGTTTATCACCTCTACCCTGATGCAGTTGGTCCGCACCTACTTCAGGCGCAAGCACCCGGACCGCAGCAGTGCCAATGAGATAGGTGCCATCAGCCTGATCCTTAATATTGTAGTTTGGTTCATTGGCATCGGCTTTCTGTTCGACAACATGGGCTACGACCTCACGGCTATTATTGCAGGTTTAGGTATAGGCGGCATTGCCGTGGCGCTGGCGGCTCAGAACATATTGGGCGACCTTTTCAACTACTTCGTCATCTTTCTGGACAGACCTTTCGAGGTAGGTGATTTTATTGCATTAGGCGATAAAAGTGGCACCATTGAGCATATCGGCGTGAAAACAACCCGAATCAAAAGCCTTACCGGAGAGCAGCTAATCGTCTCGAACAGCGACCTGACCAGTTCCCGCATCCACAATTACAAACGTATGGAGCGCCGCCGCATACAGTTTGGTATTGGAGTAACCTACGAAACACCTGCCGATAAGCTGGAGGCTATACCTTCAACTATCAAGGAGATTATAACAAACGAGAAACTAGCCGAATTTGACAGGGCACACTTTGCCTCCTACGGCGACTCGTCGCTTGATTTTGTGATCGTTTACTACGTGCTCACATCCGATTTTAATCAGTACATGGACACTCAGCAAAGTATAAACATGCAGCTGTTCAGAGAGTTTGAAAAACAGGGAATCGAGTTCGCCTATCCTACCCAAAAGTTATATGTGGTGAACGAGAAGCCAGAAGAGGTAAAGGAGCCTCAGCGTATGTTCTAG
- a CDS encoding MFS transporter, with amino-acid sequence MEVAASSGKLGGMFRALHYRNYRLFFVGQGISLIGTWMQQIALSWLVYRLTDSVFLLGAVTFSSQIPSFILGPFAGVLADKFNRHKVLLVTQTLSMVQASTLAALVLTNTIEIWHILALSAFLGIINGFDISTRQAFVVQMVDRREDLSNAIALNSSLFNMARLVGPTIAGLLIAAVGEGMCILINAVSYIAVLGSLLLMRLKPFERVPQQHKVWASLQHGFQYAFGFAPIRSLIMIVALLSLFGMPFTVLLPVFARDILHGGANTLGYLMGASGLGALSGALFLAQRKSVVGLGKVLLFTMSLFGLALIAFSFSKVLLLSLVLMLFSGFGMIVTMASCNTLLQTLVEDDKRGRVMSLYSTAFMGMAPIGSMLAGSVAEMVGVGYTLAGCGFLCVISIIPFAVQRPRLRKMVQPIYERLGIVPEIATGLQTASNLTAPPEER; translated from the coding sequence ATGGAAGTAGCAGCAAGTTCGGGTAAGTTAGGGGGGATGTTCAGGGCCTTGCACTATCGCAACTACAGGCTCTTTTTTGTGGGGCAGGGGATTTCGCTTATCGGTACCTGGATGCAGCAGATCGCGCTTAGCTGGCTCGTGTATCGCCTTACTGACTCTGTTTTCCTGCTCGGCGCCGTTACCTTCTCCAGCCAGATCCCCTCGTTTATACTTGGTCCTTTTGCCGGCGTGCTCGCCGATAAGTTTAACCGCCACAAGGTGCTGCTGGTAACGCAAACGCTCTCCATGGTGCAGGCCTCCACGCTGGCGGCGCTGGTGCTTACCAACACCATTGAGATCTGGCATATACTGGCGCTAAGTGCCTTTCTGGGCATCATAAACGGCTTTGATATATCGACCCGGCAGGCCTTTGTGGTACAGATGGTGGATCGCCGCGAGGACCTGAGCAACGCCATCGCCCTGAACTCCTCCTTGTTCAACATGGCCCGGCTGGTAGGCCCAACGATTGCCGGACTGCTTATCGCAGCGGTGGGCGAGGGGATGTGTATCCTGATCAACGCCGTCAGTTACATTGCAGTGCTGGGGTCCTTGCTGCTCATGCGCCTGAAACCTTTTGAGCGGGTGCCGCAGCAGCACAAAGTATGGGCGTCGCTCCAGCATGGTTTCCAGTATGCCTTCGGGTTTGCGCCTATCCGCTCGCTGATCATGATCGTGGCGCTGCTGAGCCTGTTCGGGATGCCATTTACGGTGCTGCTGCCCGTTTTTGCCCGGGACATCCTGCATGGCGGCGCCAACACGCTGGGCTACCTAATGGGGGCTTCCGGCCTTGGGGCGCTGAGCGGGGCCTTGTTCCTGGCGCAACGGAAGTCGGTGGTGGGTTTGGGAAAGGTCCTCTTGTTTACCATGTCGCTTTTCGGGTTGGCCCTGATCGCTTTCTCCTTCTCCAAAGTGCTGCTGCTCTCACTAGTGCTCATGCTGTTCTCCGGCTTTGGCATGATCGTGACGATGGCCTCCTGCAACACGCTGCTGCAGACCTTGGTGGAGGATGACAAACGAGGCCGCGTGATGAGCCTTTATTCCACCGCTTTTATGGGGATGGCCCCGATCGGGAGTATGCTGGCAGGGTCGGTGGCGGAGATGGTTGGCGTAGGATATACGTTAGCGGGATGTGGCTTTTTGTGTGTGATCAGTATCATTCCTTTTGCAGTACAAAGGCCGCGCCTGCGCAAAATGGTGCAGCCTATTTATGAGCGCCTCGGCATCGTGCCCGAGATCGCCACCGGCCTGCAAACCGCCTCTAACCTGACTGCGCCGCCGGAAGAACGGTAG
- a CDS encoding LysM peptidoglycan-binding domain-containing protein, whose protein sequence is MRKSFATFLALLLLPLLAQAQGVTVPHNIYFADIHLKLNNRAQAEIQKKVDALQRSQLYFQMKVDLADAYFPIIERVFKEEGVPDDYKYLALQESGLIGDAVSTSNAVGYWQFKREAALDFNLRMDRHVDERRHIVEASRGAAKYFKRSNNYYNNWLNSLLSYYLGYTGAKAFTKPSDNGARQMDITEKTNDYIITFLAHKVAYDAFVGKANPPAVSLRELRANPGQSLSEIAVATKTDYSELERYNKWLLGNSIPSDKDYYVMIPVRNGSDMNVVASTKETTPTLPRQGNSGKASAAIVKRNNLNALVAREKDTKDKLALQAGISTRKFLKYNDMHSFDKIEAGTAYYIEPKRTSADAEFHVVQPGETMQLISQHYGMRLSYLLYKNRMKRNEVPVPGRVLWLQKRRPAHTPVEVRDPNRQKTASAPKETYEPVASTAEPKKENFFTRLLDKLKGNPQPEEAEQEAVVATAPVAEEAAPEEEAFEETVLVEKAPAAAASSPKTPATEKPTLYPGAAKTEAAKAKEVPAEEEELFSEQEPELEPAPDMEVDPFVTEVAKEEKAPAPAATAAPVKKPVAAAKEPAPAQQPTSNTTTHIVKPGETLWGISRMYAVSIDDLVAWNNLGDAPLKPGQELLIVEPLQQPAASPFTEDAAETPATLLPTSSAYHTVATGETLYQISRKYNVSVDQLRQWNTLQGSSLSLGQELRVKAPAAPAAAPAATGNTPTGIIYHTVAAGESMYQISRKYDVTIKDIMEWNNKPDFAVSAGEKLEIRKK, encoded by the coding sequence ATGAGAAAATCCTTTGCCACGTTTCTTGCACTCCTGCTTTTGCCCCTGCTGGCACAGGCGCAAGGGGTAACCGTACCCCACAACATCTATTTTGCCGATATCCACCTGAAGCTCAACAACAGGGCGCAGGCCGAGATCCAGAAAAAGGTAGATGCCCTGCAGCGCAGCCAGCTATACTTCCAGATGAAGGTGGACCTGGCAGATGCCTATTTCCCCATTATTGAGCGTGTGTTTAAGGAAGAAGGCGTTCCGGACGATTACAAGTACCTGGCCCTGCAGGAAAGCGGCCTGATTGGCGATGCCGTGTCTACCTCCAACGCGGTGGGTTACTGGCAGTTTAAGCGCGAAGCCGCCCTGGACTTTAACCTGCGCATGGACCGCCATGTGGATGAGCGCCGCCATATTGTGGAGGCCAGCCGTGGCGCTGCCAAGTACTTTAAGCGCAGCAACAACTACTACAACAACTGGCTCAACTCGCTGCTCTCGTACTACCTGGGCTACACCGGCGCCAAAGCCTTTACCAAGCCATCCGACAACGGCGCCAGGCAAATGGACATTACCGAGAAGACAAATGATTACATCATAACCTTTTTAGCGCATAAGGTGGCCTATGATGCTTTTGTAGGCAAGGCCAACCCACCGGCCGTGTCGCTGCGCGAGCTGCGCGCCAACCCGGGCCAGAGCCTCTCAGAGATCGCCGTGGCCACCAAGACCGATTACAGCGAGCTGGAGAGGTATAACAAGTGGCTGCTGGGCAATTCCATCCCATCGGATAAGGATTACTACGTGATGATTCCGGTGCGCAACGGCAGCGACATGAACGTGGTGGCATCAACGAAGGAAACAACACCAACCCTGCCGCGCCAGGGCAACTCCGGCAAGGCCTCTGCCGCCATCGTGAAGCGCAATAACCTGAACGCGCTCGTGGCCCGCGAGAAAGACACGAAAGACAAACTGGCGCTGCAGGCAGGCATTTCTACCCGCAAGTTTCTGAAGTATAACGACATGCACAGCTTCGATAAAATTGAGGCTGGCACTGCGTATTATATCGAGCCGAAGCGCACTTCTGCCGACGCGGAGTTCCACGTGGTGCAGCCGGGTGAGACGATGCAGCTGATTTCGCAGCACTACGGCATGCGCCTGAGCTACCTGCTGTACAAGAACCGCATGAAGCGTAATGAGGTGCCGGTGCCGGGCCGTGTGCTGTGGCTGCAGAAACGCCGCCCCGCCCACACCCCAGTGGAAGTACGTGACCCGAACAGGCAGAAAACCGCATCAGCTCCCAAAGAGACCTATGAGCCGGTGGCCAGCACAGCCGAGCCTAAAAAAGAGAATTTCTTTACCCGTTTGCTAGACAAACTGAAAGGCAACCCACAGCCAGAGGAAGCTGAACAAGAAGCAGTAGTGGCAACCGCTCCTGTTGCCGAGGAAGCAGCGCCTGAAGAGGAAGCCTTTGAGGAAACAGTTTTAGTGGAAAAGGCACCTGCAGCAGCGGCTTCATCCCCTAAAACCCCGGCCACAGAAAAGCCTACGCTGTACCCGGGCGCAGCTAAAACCGAGGCAGCTAAAGCTAAAGAGGTTCCAGCTGAGGAAGAGGAACTGTTTTCTGAGCAGGAGCCGGAACTGGAGCCAGCCCCAGACATGGAGGTAGATCCGTTTGTGACAGAAGTGGCTAAGGAAGAGAAAGCTCCGGCGCCAGCAGCGACAGCTGCACCGGTAAAAAAGCCGGTCGCCGCTGCAAAGGAGCCTGCCCCGGCACAGCAACCAACATCTAACACCACCACGCACATCGTGAAACCGGGTGAAACGCTTTGGGGCATCTCCAGAATGTACGCCGTAAGTATTGATGACCTGGTAGCCTGGAACAACCTGGGCGACGCGCCGCTGAAACCGGGTCAGGAGCTACTTATAGTAGAGCCGCTGCAGCAACCGGCAGCCTCCCCGTTTACAGAGGATGCAGCAGAAACACCGGCCACCCTGCTCCCCACCAGCAGCGCCTACCACACGGTAGCAACCGGCGAAACGCTGTACCAGATTTCCCGAAAGTATAACGTGTCGGTAGACCAGCTGCGCCAGTGGAACACCCTGCAGGGCAGCAGCCTGAGCCTTGGCCAGGAACTGCGCGTAAAAGCTCCCGCTGCACCAGCTGCTGCGCCTGCAGCGACAGGCAACACCCCAACCGGCATTATTTACCACACCGTAGCTGCCGGCGAAAGCATGTACCAGATCTCCCGAAAGTATGATGTAACCATCAAGGATATCATGGAGTGGAACAACAAGCCGGACTTCGCGGTAAGCGCAGGCGAAAAGCTGGAGATCCGAAAGAAGTAG
- a CDS encoding O-methyltransferase, giving the protein MEFIDEDLLRYSEEHTSPESELLHKINRQTHLSVMRPRMLSGHLQGRLLAMYSKMIRPKQILEIGTYTGYSALCMAEGLQPGGTLHTVDINEELEERVRGYFAESGYGESIKFYIGNALEIVPTIEDAFDLVFIDADKINYGRYYDMVIDKVRPGGYIIADNVLWSGKVLEKYRKKLDEDTKAVMDFNQHVHQDERVESILLPVRDGLMIARKK; this is encoded by the coding sequence ATGGAATTTATAGACGAAGACCTGCTGCGCTACTCCGAAGAGCATACTTCGCCGGAGAGCGAGCTACTGCACAAGATAAACCGCCAGACGCACCTGAGCGTAATGCGGCCGCGCATGCTGTCGGGGCACCTGCAGGGGCGTTTGCTGGCTATGTACTCCAAAATGATACGGCCGAAGCAGATTCTGGAAATCGGCACCTACACCGGCTACTCGGCGCTGTGCATGGCAGAGGGCCTGCAGCCGGGCGGCACCCTGCACACCGTAGATATTAACGAGGAACTTGAGGAGCGTGTGCGTGGCTATTTCGCAGAATCGGGCTACGGCGAAAGTATAAAGTTCTACATTGGCAATGCGCTGGAGATCGTGCCCACCATTGAGGACGCATTCGACCTGGTGTTTATCGATGCCGACAAGATCAACTACGGCCGCTATTATGATATGGTGATAGACAAAGTGCGCCCCGGCGGCTACATTATTGCCGACAACGTGCTCTGGAGCGGCAAAGTGTTGGAGAAATACCGCAAAAAGCTGGACGAGGACACCAAGGCTGTGATGGACTTTAACCAGCACGTGCACCAGGACGAGCGGGTGGAGAGCATCCTGCTGCCCGTGCGCGACGGCCTGATGATTGCCCGAAAAAAATAA
- a CDS encoding M16 family metallopeptidase, which yields MPDYHIHTLENGIRVVHKQVLHTKIAHSGFVMDIGSRDELPQEQGLAHFWEHMAFKGTQKRKSFHILNRLETVGGELNAYTTKEKICFYSSVLDKHFEKSFELLTDITFHSIFPEKEIEKERGVILEEMSMYLDTPEEAIVDEFDAVVFDGHPLGNNILGTKESVSSFQKKDFRGFIERNLSTDALVFCSVSNLPFEKVVRLAEKYLSGIPSIKKHRARGPFTSYTPKAVTIEKPISQAHCVIGCPAYALDDDRRIPFFMLNNLLGGPGMNSRLNLAVREKHGLVYTIDSNYATYVDTGLLSIYFGTEKKQLKRTTSLVMKELKKLREKQLGSLQLHTAKEQLMGQLAMAEESNMGLMMMLGKSILDQDKAESLNEIFDKIKSIEAKDLLDIANDVLREENLSILNYVPN from the coding sequence ATGCCTGATTATCATATTCATACTTTAGAGAACGGAATACGGGTTGTACACAAGCAGGTGCTGCACACCAAGATAGCCCACAGCGGCTTCGTGATGGACATCGGCAGCCGCGATGAGCTGCCGCAGGAGCAGGGCCTGGCCCACTTCTGGGAGCACATGGCCTTTAAAGGCACCCAAAAACGCAAGTCCTTCCACATCCTCAACCGCCTGGAGACAGTGGGCGGCGAGCTGAACGCTTACACCACCAAGGAGAAGATATGCTTCTACAGCTCCGTGCTGGACAAGCACTTCGAGAAGTCGTTTGAGCTGCTTACAGACATTACCTTCCACTCCATTTTTCCGGAGAAGGAGATTGAGAAGGAGCGCGGGGTGATCCTGGAGGAGATGTCGATGTATCTGGATACGCCGGAGGAGGCTATCGTGGATGAGTTTGACGCTGTGGTATTCGACGGGCATCCGCTGGGCAACAACATCCTGGGTACCAAAGAGAGTGTGTCGAGCTTCCAGAAAAAAGACTTCAGAGGCTTTATCGAACGCAACCTGAGCACCGATGCGCTGGTGTTTTGTTCGGTGAGCAACCTGCCTTTCGAGAAGGTGGTGAGGTTGGCCGAGAAGTACCTCAGCGGCATCCCAAGTATAAAAAAGCATCGAGCGCGGGGGCCTTTTACCAGCTATACCCCCAAGGCCGTCACCATCGAGAAACCGATCTCGCAGGCGCACTGCGTGATCGGCTGCCCTGCCTACGCCCTGGACGACGACCGCCGCATCCCGTTCTTTATGCTGAACAACCTGCTGGGCGGTCCGGGCATGAACTCGCGCCTGAACCTGGCCGTGCGCGAAAAGCACGGGTTGGTGTACACCATCGACTCCAACTACGCCACTTACGTCGATACCGGACTGTTGAGCATTTACTTTGGCACGGAGAAAAAGCAGCTGAAGCGCACCACCTCGCTGGTGATGAAGGAACTGAAGAAGCTTCGTGAAAAGCAACTGGGCTCGCTGCAGCTGCACACCGCCAAGGAGCAGCTGATGGGGCAGCTGGCCATGGCCGAGGAAAGTAACATGGGCCTGATGATGATGCTCGGCAAAAGTATACTGGACCAGGACAAGGCAGAGTCGCTCAACGAGATCTTCGACAAGATCAAAAGCATAGAAGCTAAGGATCTGCTGGACATCGCCAACGATGTGCTGCGTGAGGAGAATCTGAGCATTCTGAATTACGTGCCTAATTAA